In Streptomyces nojiriensis, one genomic interval encodes:
- a CDS encoding GGDEF domain-containing protein — protein MSHTLTALSAALPLASGWSVHSLWMRRRIETARRDPLTGLWTRDPFAERARKSLARKCQLAVLVLDLNRFKEINDSLGHAAGDAVIRATGQRLGEWAEERAGVAGRLGGDEFAAVIPGYGVDKLRADLHMLTDRLDRSVPFDGHLVEVHTSIGAAYYRAGAAELSTLLRRADEQMYRAKQGGGGWRIAQRLTVPEMRTVNGRRDGRRGTGGEAA, from the coding sequence ATGAGCCACACCCTGACCGCCCTGTCTGCCGCCTTACCGCTCGCATCTGGCTGGTCGGTTCACAGCCTGTGGATGCGGCGCCGGATCGAGACCGCCCGCCGCGACCCGCTCACCGGCCTGTGGACGCGGGATCCGTTCGCGGAACGCGCTCGCAAGAGCCTCGCCCGGAAGTGCCAGCTCGCCGTACTCGTCTTGGACCTCAACCGGTTCAAGGAGATCAATGACTCCCTCGGGCACGCGGCCGGAGATGCGGTCATCCGCGCGACCGGCCAGCGCCTGGGCGAGTGGGCCGAGGAGCGCGCCGGCGTAGCCGGGCGCCTGGGCGGAGATGAGTTCGCCGCCGTCATCCCGGGCTACGGCGTCGACAAGCTGCGCGCAGACCTACACATGCTCACCGATCGACTGGACCGGTCAGTGCCGTTCGACGGTCACCTGGTCGAGGTACATACGTCGATCGGCGCCGCCTACTACCGGGCCGGCGCCGCGGAGCTCTCCACTCTTCTGCGCCGTGCGGATGAGCAGATGTACCGGGCCAAGCAGGGCGGTGGGGGCTGGCGCATCGCGCAGCGGTTGACCGTCCCGGAGATGCGTACGGTCAACGGCCGCCGGGACGGCCGACGTGGCACCGGCGGTGAGGCGGCGTGA
- a CDS encoding conjugal transfer protein, protein MTARRSLTKVQRAVLTAAFVPMVATGVAGGAGTFSNISRAYGSGTALGAVAAGEGATAVLALVLLGLTMLGQSSPGIIRVGLWALPAAASVMAAMAADGPGRTVIYAVTPMGMCVSAEGMAFLARRIVVHQDGRDAEAEAKAAAVVRALAYHRGRAANHPSGWVRKWSDRTSWRLARKVGLGDASLGARLLDVQRDRLTSGADAALAAMFTGTADRDVPPGIAENRLGSDLHKSTAEGPTVAGDVSLPESADPVPAIEAIGQAEAVPVAEPVELPQSAPARAVAAAESAPRRATGRVPQSARTPRPTRTPDELLAEARSVTADWPDARLTAEGIRKAVRTSSANGRTLRDALKAERAEPEAA, encoded by the coding sequence ATGACGGCTCGCAGGTCGCTGACCAAGGTGCAGAGGGCCGTCTTGACGGCCGCGTTCGTGCCCATGGTGGCCACCGGCGTCGCTGGTGGCGCGGGCACCTTCAGCAACATCAGCCGTGCCTACGGTTCGGGTACGGCGCTGGGAGCGGTGGCGGCCGGTGAGGGTGCGACTGCCGTGCTGGCGCTGGTGCTGCTCGGCCTGACGATGCTGGGGCAGTCCTCCCCAGGGATCATCCGGGTGGGCTTGTGGGCCTTGCCCGCCGCCGCATCGGTGATGGCTGCGATGGCTGCCGATGGCCCGGGCCGCACTGTGATCTACGCCGTGACGCCGATGGGCATGTGTGTGTCGGCCGAGGGCATGGCGTTCCTGGCCCGGCGGATCGTGGTCCACCAGGACGGCCGCGACGCAGAAGCCGAAGCCAAAGCGGCCGCCGTGGTGCGTGCCCTGGCGTACCACCGGGGTCGTGCCGCGAACCATCCGTCGGGTTGGGTGCGGAAGTGGTCCGACCGGACATCGTGGCGGCTGGCCCGGAAGGTGGGGCTGGGTGATGCGTCGCTGGGTGCCAGGCTCCTGGATGTCCAGCGCGACCGGCTCACCAGCGGCGCGGACGCCGCCCTCGCGGCCATGTTCACCGGGACCGCAGATCGGGATGTACCACCCGGGATCGCCGAAAATCGGTTGGGGTCTGACCTGCACAAGTCGACTGCCGAGGGCCCGACCGTCGCTGGCGACGTATCCCTTCCCGAGTCGGCCGACCCGGTACCCGCCATTGAGGCAATCGGACAGGCCGAGGCGGTGCCGGTGGCCGAGCCGGTCGAGCTTCCCCAGTCGGCTCCTGCGCGGGCAGTCGCGGCCGCCGAGTCCGCTCCCCGCCGGGCGACTGGTCGGGTGCCGCAGTCGGCTCGTACGCCCCGACCGACTCGCACCCCGGACGAACTCCTCGCCGAAGCCAGGTCGGTCACGGCCGACTGGCCCGACGCCCGATTGACGGCGGAGGGGATCCGCAAGGCGGTCCGTACGTCGTCCGCCAACGGCCGGACGTTGCGTGACGCGCTCAAGGCCGAGCGTGCCGAGCCTGAGGCAGCTTGA
- a CDS encoding RRQRL motif-containing zinc-binding protein — MTSLTFAKCFDPDGARFGIPTYPWRLAPEGLATRRQLRAEGLRPGGQPIAAQLLRPRFRREPLVAYLYRVDLAKPVRPMTSRKWGALALAMLARRTCPQCTTDAGYVIPASLGMCVPCAYPEEQRAA, encoded by the coding sequence ATGACCTCGCTGACGTTCGCCAAGTGCTTCGACCCGGACGGTGCCCGGTTCGGGATACCGACCTACCCGTGGCGCCTGGCCCCCGAGGGCCTGGCCACCCGCCGCCAACTCCGCGCCGAGGGGCTGCGGCCCGGTGGCCAACCGATCGCCGCGCAGCTCCTGCGGCCCCGGTTCCGGCGTGAGCCGTTGGTGGCCTACCTGTACCGCGTCGACCTGGCCAAGCCGGTCCGGCCCATGACCTCGCGCAAGTGGGGAGCGCTCGCTCTGGCGATGCTCGCCCGCCGCACCTGCCCCCAGTGCACCACCGACGCCGGATACGTCATTCCGGCCTCGCTCGGCATGTGCGTCCCCTGCGCCTACCCCGAAGAACAGCGCGCCGCCTGA
- a CDS encoding cell division protein FtsK, with product MSEIHVIEQSGEEPDSTQNSPGSASVLPFPAKKGKTEPLAPGEARPGEWEAELPDDQPDDDGTVAEGDPVDPPKHEFPPSIAEVIEAKDKARRPVLPDWLTSAKQRAAVAKWAAGHYGQTTAYHLVRTPVYSAKLLAYAPRGAFRWVGATGRWVSDAEGLPVRLAAVRTEDAGEYLKLSRQRDARVKLRSIIATLASVTGLGAALAMWVLAPAWLRTLALIALTGALGWVGAPADRPLIDAAKVKFRHRKLTSDIVTRAFLAAGLTKPDQGIAFPQPIRQDGDGWRVVVDLPYGKTFSDAVKKRDALASGIDVAETQVFLDRDTTSSRRVSMWVANRDPLAVPTGRTPLLGVDRVDFWKPFPWGRDERGVEVEISMLWLSLLVGAVPRQGKTFSARTIALAAALDPYVRLYVFDGKASPDWRKFSMVAHRVGFGTVPQSGVDPVMHLVNSLQELKADVEDRYHRLSELPLHVCPEGKLTPTISRDKKYGMPLVLFVVDEVQEYLMHPVHGKTILDLLVFLARVAPAVGVSVMTATQKPDDTACPSVLRDQHQARFALRVGAYQVSETILGAGSYGEGLDASRLLKSHKGVGLLKGMSDDAGIVRTYLADGRDAETILTRAQALRQSEGTLSGDAAGEAPADAALATILDDIAAVIGKGETKIWSETIVDRLADHRPEVYGPWAEMDPKPKAEQLTAALKPYGIGTDQIGRRIDGKTVNKRGIERAHIAKAITERNKKRDAG from the coding sequence GTGTCTGAGATCCACGTCATCGAGCAGTCCGGTGAAGAGCCGGACAGCACGCAGAACTCCCCGGGGTCGGCGTCGGTCCTGCCGTTCCCCGCAAAGAAGGGCAAGACCGAGCCGCTGGCCCCGGGCGAAGCCAGGCCGGGGGAGTGGGAGGCCGAACTCCCCGACGACCAGCCGGACGACGACGGGACCGTCGCCGAGGGCGATCCGGTCGACCCGCCCAAGCACGAGTTCCCGCCCTCCATCGCCGAAGTCATCGAAGCCAAGGACAAGGCCCGCCGGCCGGTTCTCCCGGACTGGCTGACGAGCGCCAAGCAGCGTGCCGCCGTCGCGAAGTGGGCGGCCGGCCACTACGGCCAGACCACCGCCTACCACCTGGTGCGGACTCCCGTCTACTCGGCGAAGCTGCTGGCCTACGCACCGCGCGGCGCCTTCCGCTGGGTGGGTGCGACGGGCCGTTGGGTCTCCGACGCCGAGGGCCTCCCGGTCCGCCTCGCCGCAGTCCGGACCGAGGACGCGGGGGAGTACCTCAAGCTCTCCCGGCAGCGGGACGCCCGGGTGAAGCTGCGCAGCATCATCGCCACCCTGGCCAGCGTGACCGGCCTCGGCGCGGCTCTGGCCATGTGGGTGCTCGCCCCGGCCTGGCTCCGGACCCTGGCCCTGATCGCCCTGACCGGGGCGCTCGGGTGGGTGGGCGCGCCGGCGGACCGGCCGCTGATCGACGCGGCCAAGGTGAAGTTCCGCCACCGCAAGCTGACCTCGGACATCGTGACCCGCGCCTTCTTGGCCGCCGGACTCACCAAGCCGGATCAGGGCATCGCCTTCCCGCAGCCCATCCGGCAGGACGGCGACGGCTGGCGCGTCGTCGTGGACCTCCCGTACGGCAAGACGTTCTCCGACGCGGTCAAGAAGCGCGACGCGCTCGCCTCGGGCATCGACGTCGCCGAGACGCAGGTGTTCCTGGACCGCGATACGACCAGCTCACGCCGGGTCTCCATGTGGGTGGCCAACCGCGACCCGCTCGCTGTCCCCACCGGCCGCACCCCGCTCCTCGGCGTAGACCGCGTGGACTTCTGGAAGCCCTTCCCGTGGGGGCGCGACGAACGCGGCGTCGAAGTCGAGATCAGCATGCTGTGGCTCTCGCTCCTGGTCGGCGCCGTCCCCCGGCAGGGCAAGACGTTCTCCGCCCGCACCATCGCGCTCGCCGCGGCCCTCGACCCGTACGTCCGCCTGTACGTGTTCGACGGCAAGGCTTCCCCGGACTGGCGGAAGTTCTCAATGGTCGCCCACCGGGTCGGCTTCGGCACCGTCCCCCAGAGCGGGGTGGACCCGGTCATGCACCTGGTCAACTCGCTCCAGGAGCTCAAGGCCGATGTGGAGGACCGCTACCACCGGCTCTCCGAACTCCCGCTGCACGTCTGCCCGGAGGGCAAGCTCACCCCGACCATCTCGCGGGACAAGAAGTACGGCATGCCGCTCGTGCTCTTCGTGGTGGATGAGGTGCAGGAGTACCTGATGCACCCTGTCCACGGGAAGACCATCCTTGACCTGCTGGTCTTCCTCGCCCGCGTCGCGCCGGCCGTCGGAGTCTCGGTGATGACCGCGACGCAGAAGCCCGACGACACCGCCTGCCCGTCCGTGCTCCGCGACCAGCACCAGGCCCGATTCGCCCTGCGGGTCGGCGCCTACCAGGTCTCGGAGACCATCCTCGGCGCCGGATCTTACGGCGAAGGCCTGGATGCCTCGCGGCTCCTCAAGTCCCACAAGGGAGTCGGCCTGCTCAAGGGCATGTCCGACGACGCCGGAATCGTCCGCACGTACCTGGCCGACGGCCGCGACGCGGAGACCATCCTCACCCGCGCTCAGGCCCTCCGGCAGTCGGAGGGCACGCTCTCCGGCGACGCGGCCGGAGAGGCGCCGGCCGATGCCGCGCTCGCCACGATCCTGGACGACATCGCCGCTGTCATCGGCAAGGGCGAGACCAAGATCTGGTCCGAAACCATCGTGGACCGGCTCGCCGACCACCGCCCCGAGGTCTACGGGCCGTGGGCCGAGATGGACCCCAAGCCCAAGGCCGAACAGCTCACCGCGGCGCTCAAGCCGTACGGCATCGGCACCGACCAGATCGGCCGCCGCATCGACGGCAAGACCGTCAACAAGCGCGGCATCGAACGCGCCCACATCGCCAAGGCGATTACAGAGCGCAACAAGAAGCGGGACGCGGGCTAG
- a CDS encoding DUF3987 domain-containing protein gives MTPEPESEQYASVLPLRAAPAGNLERVPPHDLEAEQAVVGALMLAPEVTAHVAAAMDPADHYRPAHETIHRAILDLHCRGQAADPITLGHHLDHAGVLGKVGGRPYLHTLVQAVPSTANAEYYAGIVHQLARRRRSIEAGTRIVQAGMSPDATDDDLREALALGAETIPATWAEPIPLNVQPKLPPFPTQALPRWLADYVAAVAEETQTPPDMAGALALSVLSAASGGRAVVQVRGRWREPTNLFVVVALGPANRKSSVFAAMTRPLYEAEKSLVEGANLTIVEAEVTARMAREAAEKAAAQAAKAEGPERDNLIAEAIGLAQVAETLTVPASPRLLADDATPEVITTLLAEQGGRLAVMSAEGGIFDIIAGRYSGIPNLEVFLKGHAGDRLRVDRRSREEFIEAPALTMGLAVQPSVLEEIGKNRGFDGRGLLARFLYCLPESLVGRRRINPDQVPPAVAATYERNVYALTLRLADWTDPLVIQLTPEVDRALIAYEERLEPQLRAKGGRLGHIDKWAGKLVGATARIAGLLHLAAHIDGGHHEPITEATLSAAIEIADYFTAHALTVFDLMGADTSLARARVLLTALEHNGWESITRRDLFAKLSRSEFPTVAELEPAIALLEEHGYLRTDTPPRTGKRGRPPAPRYVIHPNVREPKA, from the coding sequence ATGACACCCGAACCGGAGTCGGAGCAGTACGCCTCCGTGCTGCCCCTGCGGGCAGCGCCCGCGGGCAACCTGGAGCGTGTCCCGCCGCACGACCTGGAGGCCGAACAGGCCGTGGTCGGGGCCCTGATGCTGGCCCCCGAGGTCACTGCGCACGTGGCTGCGGCGATGGACCCCGCCGACCACTACCGCCCGGCGCACGAGACGATTCACCGCGCGATCCTGGACCTGCACTGCCGGGGCCAGGCCGCGGACCCCATCACCCTCGGCCATCACCTCGACCACGCCGGCGTCCTCGGCAAGGTCGGCGGACGGCCCTACCTCCACACCCTTGTCCAGGCCGTCCCCAGCACGGCCAACGCCGAGTACTACGCCGGGATCGTCCACCAGCTGGCGCGCCGCCGCCGCAGCATCGAAGCCGGTACTCGCATCGTCCAGGCCGGCATGTCCCCGGACGCCACGGACGACGACCTGCGTGAGGCCCTGGCCCTGGGAGCCGAGACCATCCCGGCGACATGGGCAGAACCCATCCCGCTCAACGTCCAGCCCAAGCTCCCGCCCTTCCCCACACAAGCCCTCCCCAGGTGGCTCGCCGACTACGTCGCCGCCGTAGCCGAGGAGACCCAGACCCCGCCCGATATGGCCGGAGCGCTGGCCCTCTCCGTCCTGTCCGCTGCCTCCGGCGGTCGCGCCGTGGTCCAGGTGCGCGGTCGCTGGAGGGAGCCCACTAACCTGTTCGTGGTCGTCGCGCTCGGTCCCGCCAACCGGAAGTCCTCTGTCTTCGCCGCGATGACCCGCCCCCTGTACGAGGCGGAGAAGAGCCTCGTGGAGGGGGCGAACCTCACGATCGTGGAGGCGGAGGTCACCGCGAGGATGGCCCGCGAGGCAGCGGAGAAGGCCGCAGCCCAGGCCGCGAAGGCGGAAGGGCCGGAGCGAGACAACCTGATCGCCGAGGCCATCGGCCTCGCCCAGGTCGCCGAAACCCTGACCGTGCCGGCCAGCCCGCGGCTCCTCGCTGATGACGCCACTCCCGAGGTCATCACCACCCTCCTGGCCGAGCAGGGCGGCAGGCTCGCGGTCATGTCCGCCGAGGGCGGCATCTTCGACATCATCGCCGGGCGGTACTCGGGCATCCCCAACTTGGAGGTCTTCCTCAAGGGCCACGCTGGCGACCGGCTCCGGGTGGACCGCCGGAGCCGTGAGGAGTTCATCGAAGCCCCGGCCCTCACCATGGGCTTGGCCGTCCAGCCCAGCGTTCTCGAAGAGATCGGCAAGAACCGCGGCTTCGATGGCCGCGGCCTGCTGGCCCGCTTCCTGTACTGCCTGCCCGAATCCCTGGTCGGCCGCCGGAGGATCAATCCGGACCAGGTGCCGCCCGCCGTGGCGGCGACGTACGAGCGCAACGTGTACGCCCTCACCTTGCGGCTGGCCGACTGGACGGACCCTCTCGTCATCCAGCTCACCCCCGAAGTCGATCGGGCCCTGATCGCCTACGAGGAACGGTTGGAGCCGCAGCTCAGGGCCAAGGGCGGCAGGCTCGGTCACATCGACAAGTGGGCGGGCAAGCTCGTCGGCGCCACCGCCCGCATCGCCGGACTCCTCCACCTCGCGGCCCACATCGACGGTGGGCACCACGAACCCATCACGGAAGCCACCCTGAGTGCCGCCATCGAGATCGCGGACTACTTCACCGCTCATGCCCTAACAGTCTTCGATCTCATGGGTGCGGACACATCGCTGGCCAGGGCCCGCGTCCTGCTGACGGCTCTGGAGCACAACGGCTGGGAGAGCATCACCCGCCGAGACCTCTTCGCCAAGCTGTCCCGCTCCGAATTCCCCACGGTCGCCGAGCTGGAGCCTGCCATCGCGCTCCTGGAGGAACACGGCTACCTCCGTACCGACACCCCGCCCCGGACCGGCAAGCGCGGACGTCCGCCGGCCCCTCGGTACGTCATCCACCCGAACGTCCGGGAGCCCAAGGCGTGA
- a CDS encoding helix-turn-helix transcriptional regulator encodes MAGPRDEMLTIPQVVEEIGVPLATFYRWRQLRKGPKAIKLPNGSVRIRRSELERWIATLEEAA; translated from the coding sequence GTGGCCGGCCCGCGTGACGAGATGTTGACCATCCCCCAGGTCGTCGAAGAGATCGGCGTACCGCTGGCGACGTTCTACCGCTGGCGGCAGCTGAGGAAGGGCCCCAAGGCAATCAAGCTCCCGAACGGCTCGGTGCGAATCCGGCGGTCTGAGCTGGAGCGTTGGATCGCAACCCTGGAAGAGGCCGCGTGA
- a CDS encoding tyrosine-type recombinase/integrase: protein MALAESRRSELWNAMTKGQPFDVESGLPESEVRKAAAKENVRPDPTWWDFSREYMAVRWRTAAAKTREGLADSLATVAIAMMGDGAKAPTPEEVRLAVRWAVVPAHKGEEPPPELVRPCTWLSQRSRPLSDLQDPRVLRDVQYRLSFKLDDTPAAGETYKRRRRGFNTAMEYAIESGYLDANPLAGVKRAGPKGGDAVDPRVLVNAVQGSQLLTAVSYVGSVHRNRGRRLVAFFACQLYAAMRPAEAVGLREQDCHLPETGWGTLTLRETLPVSGKRWTDSGKRHDKRGLKSREAKADRPVPIPPLLVAMLREHIEEFGTAQGGRLFANERGGVLGTSSYWRVWQEARAFALPPDRAASPLARRPYDLRHTCITNWLNAGVPVAEVARRAGNSPEVIHRRYEGCIDGHEKLNNAKIARAMGWAEPE from the coding sequence GTGGCGCTCGCCGAAAGCCGCCGTTCCGAACTCTGGAACGCGATGACGAAAGGGCAGCCGTTCGACGTCGAATCGGGCTTACCGGAATCCGAGGTCCGGAAAGCCGCTGCCAAAGAGAACGTCCGCCCCGATCCCACCTGGTGGGACTTCAGCCGTGAGTACATGGCCGTCCGGTGGCGGACAGCTGCGGCAAAGACTCGCGAGGGGCTGGCGGACAGCCTCGCCACGGTGGCCATCGCGATGATGGGCGACGGCGCCAAGGCGCCCACCCCTGAAGAGGTACGTCTGGCGGTGCGCTGGGCCGTCGTACCGGCCCACAAGGGCGAGGAGCCTCCGCCGGAGCTCGTGCGGCCCTGTACGTGGCTCTCGCAGCGCTCCCGGCCGCTCTCGGACCTCCAGGACCCGAGGGTGCTCCGGGACGTCCAGTACCGGCTTTCGTTCAAGCTGGACGACACCCCGGCGGCGGGGGAGACCTACAAGCGGCGCCGGCGCGGCTTCAACACCGCCATGGAGTACGCGATCGAGTCGGGCTACCTGGACGCGAACCCTCTCGCCGGGGTGAAGCGGGCCGGGCCCAAAGGCGGCGACGCGGTGGACCCCAGGGTTCTGGTCAATGCCGTCCAGGGCAGCCAGCTTCTGACCGCCGTCTCCTACGTGGGCTCCGTCCACCGCAACCGCGGGCGGCGACTTGTCGCGTTCTTCGCCTGCCAGCTCTACGCGGCGATGCGGCCGGCGGAAGCGGTCGGCCTGAGGGAGCAGGACTGCCACCTTCCTGAGACGGGGTGGGGCACGCTCACGCTCAGGGAGACGCTGCCGGTATCGGGGAAGAGGTGGACCGACTCCGGGAAGCGCCACGACAAGCGCGGCCTCAAGTCGCGCGAGGCCAAAGCCGACCGGCCGGTGCCCATCCCCCCGCTCCTGGTGGCGATGCTCCGCGAGCACATCGAGGAGTTCGGGACAGCTCAGGGCGGCAGGCTCTTCGCCAACGAGCGAGGAGGCGTGCTGGGGACCTCCAGCTACTGGAGGGTCTGGCAGGAGGCGCGAGCATTCGCCTTACCTCCCGACCGGGCCGCCTCGCCGCTCGCGCGGCGGCCGTACGACCTGCGGCACACCTGCATCACGAACTGGCTGAACGCCGGAGTTCCGGTGGCTGAGGTCGCCCGCCGCGCCGGCAACTCGCCGGAGGTCATCCACCGGCGATACGAAGGATGCATCGACGGCCACGAGAAGCTGAACAACGCGAAGATCGCAAGGGCGATGGGATGGGCAGAACCCGAGTGA
- a CDS encoding response regulator, whose amino-acid sequence MAKSRTRGPGRTYSRVVPGVSGRVLVVDDNKVIRQLIKVNLELEGFEVVTANDGAECLDVVHRVCPDAITLDVVMPRLDGFGAAAQLRADPRTRDVPVAIVSACTQQEVEAGIAAGVDAFLAKPFEPTELVRVVRRLIERKDRRDGRRGAPAGRGRGGPHQ is encoded by the coding sequence GTGGCGAAAAGCCGGACGCGGGGGCCCGGGCGGACCTACTCTCGAGTTGTGCCAGGCGTCTCGGGCCGGGTGCTTGTTGTCGACGACAACAAGGTCATCCGGCAGCTGATCAAGGTCAATCTCGAGCTGGAGGGCTTCGAGGTCGTGACCGCGAACGATGGTGCCGAGTGTCTGGACGTCGTGCACCGGGTGTGTCCCGATGCGATCACTCTTGACGTGGTCATGCCGCGACTGGACGGGTTCGGGGCGGCCGCGCAGCTGCGGGCCGATCCGCGGACCAGGGACGTGCCCGTCGCCATCGTCAGCGCCTGTACGCAGCAGGAGGTGGAGGCCGGGATCGCGGCCGGGGTGGATGCCTTCCTCGCCAAGCCGTTCGAGCCCACCGAGCTGGTACGGGTCGTGCGCCGGCTGATCGAGCGCAAGGACCGGCGCGACGGGAGGAGAGGGGCGCCCGCCGGGAGGGGGAGGGGCGGTCCCCACCAGTAG
- the nrtL gene encoding ArgS-related anticodon-binding protein NrtL, whose translation MTPADLSRCVVSAVRCAVEDGELGGAVPARVVVERTRPGGVGEYATPVAFQIAKGAGVRPAEVAEVLARRLGAVAGIERVEVTGAGFLNFSLTSLSAARLVRDVRRAVAVEVPDMRPSREPRERLVRAAVARIEAAQGLGPGPEPVVAPVARRDGDVLARYGADAVAWAVLTTPARETPEFCDALLVQGEGNELHRVRYAHARAHALVRNAEQLGFRPEPGEVDAPALLRVLADHPLVLEAAAHHRAPERLARHLVELADALLDFQYRVLPKGDEKPSAAHRARLALAEAAGTVLAGGLALLGIDAPTRL comes from the coding sequence GTGACCCCCGCAGACCTCTCCCGTTGCGTCGTGAGCGCCGTGCGCTGCGCCGTCGAGGACGGTGAGCTGGGCGGGGCGGTGCCCGCGCGGGTGGTGGTCGAGCGGACCCGGCCCGGTGGGGTGGGGGAGTACGCCACCCCCGTCGCCTTCCAGATCGCGAAGGGTGCCGGAGTGCGGCCGGCCGAGGTCGCCGAGGTGCTGGCCCGCCGGCTCGGCGCGGTGGCCGGGATCGAGCGGGTCGAGGTCACCGGGGCCGGGTTCCTGAATTTTTCGCTGACCTCCCTTTCCGCCGCCCGCCTGGTGCGCGACGTGCGCCGAGCCGTGGCGGTCGAGGTCCCGGACATGCGGCCGTCCCGTGAGCCGCGCGAGCGGCTCGTACGGGCCGCCGTCGCGCGGATCGAGGCCGCGCAGGGGCTCGGACCCGGTCCGGAGCCCGTCGTCGCGCCCGTCGCCCGCCGCGACGGGGACGTGCTCGCGCGGTACGGGGCCGACGCCGTCGCCTGGGCCGTGCTCACCACCCCCGCGCGCGAGACCCCCGAGTTCTGCGACGCGCTGCTCGTACAGGGGGAGGGCAACGAGCTCCACCGGGTGCGGTACGCCCACGCCCGCGCCCACGCGCTCGTACGCAATGCCGAGCAGCTCGGGTTCCGCCCCGAGCCGGGTGAGGTCGACGCGCCCGCCCTGCTGCGCGTCCTCGCCGATCACCCCCTCGTCCTCGAAGCCGCCGCGCACCACCGCGCGCCCGAGCGGCTCGCCCGGCACCTCGTCGAGCTGGCCGACGCGCTGCTCGACTTCCAGTACCGCGTCCTGCCCAAGGGCGACGAGAAACCCTCGGCCGCCCACCGTGCCCGGCTGGCTCTTGCCGAAGCCGCCGGGACGGTGCTGGCCGGCGGCCTGGCCCTGCTCGGCATAGACGCACCGACACGCTTGTGA
- the lysA gene encoding diaminopimelate decarboxylase produces MSRSAHPAGPRHADVLPEGHYSPPPADLNALDEKVWARTVERTADGVVAVGGIEVTRLAEEFGTPAYFLDEEDFRSRCRAWAHAFGPDADVFYAGKAFLSKAVVKWLKEEGLNVDVCSGGELTTALAAGMPAARIAFHGNNKSEGEIRRAVEAGVGRIVLDSFQEIARVAHIARELGVRQPVQIRVTVGVEAHTHEFIATAHEDQKFGIAVADGSAAEAVRRALGHDSLELLGVHSHIGSQIFDMAGFEVSAKRVVRLLAAVRDEHGVELPEIDLGGGLGIAYTSNDDPREPHEIAKALHEIVARECESAGLRAPRISVEPGRAIVGPTAFTLYEVGTIKPLEGLRTYVSVDGGMSDNIRTALYDAEYSISLVSRTSDAEPMLVRVVGKHCESGDIVVKDAFLPADLAPGDLLAVPATGAYCRSMASNYNHALRPPVVAVRDGQARVIVRRETEEDLLRLDLG; encoded by the coding sequence ATGAGCCGTTCCGCGCACCCCGCCGGGCCCCGCCACGCCGACGTCCTGCCCGAGGGGCACTACTCCCCGCCGCCCGCCGACCTGAACGCGCTCGACGAGAAGGTCTGGGCCCGGACCGTCGAGCGTACGGCCGACGGGGTCGTCGCCGTGGGCGGCATCGAAGTGACCCGGCTCGCCGAGGAGTTCGGGACCCCCGCCTACTTCCTCGACGAGGAGGACTTCCGGTCCCGGTGCCGGGCCTGGGCGCACGCCTTCGGTCCCGACGCCGACGTGTTCTACGCCGGCAAGGCGTTCCTCTCCAAGGCCGTCGTGAAGTGGCTGAAGGAGGAGGGGCTGAACGTCGACGTGTGCTCCGGTGGGGAGCTGACCACCGCGCTCGCCGCCGGGATGCCCGCCGCGCGGATCGCCTTCCACGGGAACAACAAGTCCGAGGGCGAGATCCGCCGGGCCGTCGAGGCCGGGGTCGGGCGCATCGTGCTCGACTCCTTCCAGGAGATCGCCCGCGTCGCGCACATCGCCCGTGAGCTGGGCGTACGCCAGCCCGTCCAGATCCGCGTGACGGTCGGCGTCGAGGCGCACACCCACGAGTTCATCGCGACCGCGCACGAGGACCAGAAGTTCGGCATCGCGGTGGCCGACGGGTCCGCCGCCGAAGCCGTGCGCCGGGCGCTCGGGCACGACTCGCTGGAGCTGCTCGGCGTCCACTCCCACATCGGTTCGCAGATCTTCGACATGGCCGGCTTCGAGGTCTCCGCCAAGCGCGTCGTGCGGCTGCTGGCCGCCGTACGGGACGAGCACGGGGTGGAGCTGCCCGAGATCGACCTGGGCGGTGGCCTCGGCATCGCGTACACCTCGAACGACGACCCGCGCGAGCCCCACGAGATCGCCAAGGCCCTGCACGAGATCGTGGCCCGGGAGTGCGAGAGCGCCGGACTGCGGGCGCCGCGGATCTCCGTCGAGCCCGGCCGCGCCATCGTCGGCCCGACCGCCTTCACCCTGTACGAGGTGGGGACCATCAAGCCGCTGGAGGGGCTCCGTACCTACGTGAGCGTCGACGGCGGGATGTCCGACAACATCCGCACCGCCCTCTACGACGCCGAGTACTCCATCTCACTCGTCTCCCGCACCTCCGACGCCGAGCCCATGCTCGTGCGCGTCGTCGGCAAGCACTGCGAGAGCGGCGACATCGTCGTGAAGGACGCGTTCCTGCCCGCCGACCTCGCGCCCGGCGACCTCCTGGCCGTCCCGGCCACCGGCGCGTACTGCCGCTCCATGGCCAGCAACTACAACCACGCTCTGCGCCCGCCCGTCGTCGCCGTGCGCGACGGACAGGCCCGAGTGATCGTCCGCCGCGAGACGGAGGAAGATCTCCTGCGCCTCGACCTCGGATGA